One genomic segment of Erythrolamprus reginae isolate rEryReg1 chromosome 2, rEryReg1.hap1, whole genome shotgun sequence includes these proteins:
- the LOC139159933 gene encoding zinc finger protein ZFP2-like, whose translation MPYNCSQCGKCFRKHDNLVIHQRIHTREKPYKCPDCGKSFTANSHFVIHQRTHTGEKPFECSDCGKSFSQNSHLGLHKRTHTGEKPFECCYCGKTFSQNSSLVNHQRTHTGEKPFECSDCEKQFNGKSHLEVHRRTHTGEKPFECPDCGKCFSQNSSLVVHQRTHTGEKPFECSDCGKKFSRNSHLEIHQITHTREKPFECPDCGKSFTRNYSLLEHQTIHTGEKPYQCPECVKCFSHSSTLVNHLRTHTGEKPHECPDCGKSFSLNSGLLKHQRTHTGEKPYKCPYCGKQFRQNSHLAVHKRTHTGEKPFECPDCGKSFGRNDSLLIHQRTHTGEKPFECPDCGQSFCHHFELVKHQRIHAGEKTSVQIVGNVSVSILPW comes from the coding sequence ATGCCCTACAACTGCTCCCAATGTGGTAAATGCTTTCGCAAGCATGACAACttagtgatacaccagaggattcacaccagGGAGAAACCATacaagtgtccagattgtgggaaaagtttcactgCAAATTCCCATTTTGtgatacaccagagaactcacacaggagagaaaccctttgaatgttctgattgtgggaaaagtttcagtcagaattcccacctagGGTTACacaagagaactcacacaggagagaaaccctttgaatgttgttattgtgggaaaactttcagtcagaattccagcctggtgaaccaccagaggactcacacaggagagaaaccctttgaatgttctgattgtgagAAACAATtcaatgggaaatcccacctagAGGTACACAGGAGGACTCACACAggcgagaaaccctttgaatgtcctgattgtggaaaatgtttcagtcagaattccagcctggtggtacaccagaggactcacacaggagaaaaaccctttgaatgttctgattgtgggaaaaagtTCAGTCGGAATTCCCACCTAGAGATACACCAGATaactcacacaagagagaaaccctttgaatgtcccgattgtggaaaaagtttcactcGTAATTACAGCCTGCTGGAACACCAGacgatccacacaggggagaaaccataccaATGTCCAGAGTGTgtgaaatgtttcagtcacagtTCCACTCTTGTGAATCACCTgaggactcacacgggagaaaaaccccatgaatgtcctgattgtgggaaaagcttcagtcTCAATTCTGGCTTGCTGAAACACCagcggactcacacaggagagaaaccatacaaGTGTCCATATTGTGGGAAACAATTCAGACAGAATTCCCACCTAGCtgtacacaagaggactcacacaggagagaaaccctttgaatgtcctgattgtgggaaaagtttcggTCGCAATGATAGCCTGctcatacaccagaggactcacacaggagagaaaccatttgagtgtccagattgtgggcaaAGTTTCTGCCACCATTTTGAGCTGGTGAAGCACCAGAGGATTCACGCAGGGGAGAAAacaagtgtccagattgtgggaaatgtttccgtTTCCATTCTTCCCTGGTGA